In Equus asinus isolate D_3611 breed Donkey chromosome 13, EquAss-T2T_v2, whole genome shotgun sequence, one DNA window encodes the following:
- the TNFAIP1 gene encoding BTB/POZ domain-containing adapter for CUL3-mediated RhoA degradation protein 2: MSGDTCLCPASGAKPKLSGFKGGGLGNKYVQLNVGGSLYYTTVRALTRHDTMLKAMFSGRMEVLTDKEGWILIDRCGKHFGTILNYLRDDTIILPQNRQEIKELMAEAKYYLIQGLVNMCQTALQDKKDSYQPVCNIPIITSLKEEERLIEASTKPVVKLLYNRSNNKYSYTSNSDDHLLKNIELFDKLSLRFNGRVLFIKDVIGDEICCWSFYGQGRKLAEVCCTSIVYATEKKQTKVEFPEARIYEETLNVLLYETPRVPDNSLLEATSRSRSQASPSEDEETFELRDRVRRIHVKRYSTYDDRQLGHQSAHRD; encoded by the exons ATGTCAGGGGATACCTGTCTGTGCCCAGCCTCAGGGGCCAAGCCCAAACTAAGCGGCTTCAAGGGAGGAGGCCTGGGCAACAAATACGTCCAGCTCAATGTGGGTGGTTCCCTGTACTACACCACCGTGCGGGCGCTCACCCGGCATGACACCATGCTCAAGGCCATGTTCAGTGGGCGCATGGAAGTGCTGACCGACAAAGAAG GCTGGATCCTCATAGACCGATGTGGAAAGCACTTTGGCACCATTTTGAATTACCtccgagatgacaccatcatcctCCCACAAAACCGGCAAGAAATCAAGGAATTGATGGCTGAAGCGAAATATTACCTCATTCAGGGGCTGGTGAACATGTGCCAAACTGCCCTGCAG GACAAGAAGGACTCCTACCAGCCCGTGTGCAACATCCCCATCATCACAtccctgaaggaggaggagaggctcaTTGAAGCCTCCACCAAG cccGTGGTGAAGCTGCTGTACAATAGAAGCAACAACAAGTACTCCTACACCAG CAACTCTGACGACCACCTGCTGAAAAACATCGAGCTGTTTGACAAGCTCTCCCTGCGCTTCAACGGCCGCGTGCTCTTCATCAAGGACGTCATTGGCGATGAGATCTGCTGCTGGTCCTTCTACGGCCAGGGCCGTAAGCTGGCAGAGGTGTGCTGCACCTCCATTGTGTACGCCACGGAAAAGAAGCAGACCAAG GTGGAATTCCCAGAGGCCCGAATCTATGAGGAGACACTCAACGTCCTACTATACGAGACCCCCAGAGTCCCTGACAACTCCTTGTTGGAGGCCACAAGCCGTAGCCGCAGCCAGGCTTCCCCCAGTGAAGACGAGGAGACCTTTGAACTGCGGGACCGTGTCCGCCGCATCCATGTCAAGCGCTATAGCACTTACGATGACCGGCAGCTTGGCCACCAGTCTGCGCATCGTGACTGA